The Dreissena polymorpha isolate Duluth1 chromosome 2, UMN_Dpol_1.0, whole genome shotgun sequence nucleotide sequence GGACAAAAAAATACTTGTATACACATTTTAGAcgtttattcatatttatattgtacatcaacaaatAACAAATGAAACATGTACAATAAAAATTGTCACAGCACATTAACAAATACCCAATAAATACTAAATACTGATAAATacataataacaatatttatattttaaatcctAATCCGCAATATTGTGCTGTTCGTAATTAAGTAGGTCAGAAAAAGAAATGCTCTGCAAGTCTTCTGGCAATGCGTCTGcgaccttcatatttggtaaatTCAACCCAAGCAAGTCCATGATAGTCAACGTTGAACTGGAACATCGCGAAGAGAGATTGCATTCGGCCGATGTAGGATTGCTATATTGTAAGGCTTGACGATTGAACTCTGAAGCACATCGCAAGCTTTGATGAGTCAATTCACTTTCAGAGTATTGTTGATAACACATAAGTTGTTGCTCTGAGACTTTGTCATCGCTCGGAAATGGCGTATCAAAGGAAACGATAGGTGGAATGTATATGACTTCATCGTAAATGGGCGTGACTTCAGTGATTTCATCAACATCGAAGTAGTCCGGCTCTGTGCAATATACTGAAGGAACATCCGGGAAGATGAAAGTGTCCTTGCAACCAGCGTTGCTCTCCGCCGATACATGAGAGCTAGGCGGAAAGCAAAACGTCACCAGGGAGGCTAAATCTTCTGCTGGCATTGCCTTGTGTTTGATGTTAGTCTCCTTAGCAAAGTATGGCCTGGTAGAAccgatttttttcttttgttgGTTTCTGCTTTTGGCACGTCGATTTTTAAACCAGATAAGAATGTGATCCTTTGTCAAATCGAGTTTCTTCGACAGCAGCTCTCTTACTTCAGTTTCCGGATATTTCGTTTTCGAAAAGATTGACTCCAGAACCCGAAGCTGGTCACGGGTGAAAGTAGTCCGCTCACGGCGATGGGGCTCATTTTGTGCGGAGGAATCTGCTGTTGCACATTGTGTTGACTGTTCCATAATCTCAAAATAGCCAGTGTTGCTCGATAATACTTCTTTAAGCTGTTGAAATAGCTGTGATAATTCTGTCATTAAAGTTGTCAGAacagaaatatatatacttcacTTAATTTCACACGTTCGTTATACGTGTGAATAATATACTTTTAGATTATATTGCTTAACTCGTAACAAACACGTGAATCCCTGCTTACAAACAACAAAGTGAGATGCTTCTACAGATCTTTAGCGCCGCTGATTGGTTATTGATATACCGTTAGTGATCGATGATTTGATATTGATGGTGATACATTATGACTAATCATTTATTACCGACTTCATAGTTCAGATTTTAAACGATTATGAAAAACGACTATGGAAAGCTTCTCCAAAAAGTTAAACTACATcgattaaataaattcatatttatgtAATCCATTTCATTAACTATAGTTGCTACATTACACACAATAAATTTCGATTGTTTCATTACAAAATAaatggttttatttatttatttacttttaaaataataCGTTTGAATACCAACTTGCTTCTTTTACTTCTCTAATATAGACACAAATAACGGTTTAAGTAATAATAACATATCACCAACACTTCCGATTGAGGGACTTTCTTCAAGACCACTAATGTCTAGTCCCAGAGCCGTTGAAGCCCCTTTTCATAATAACTAAcagctctgtgaaaacggggctaaatacatgtgtgtaaactgTTCTTCAAGATTAGACTGTttagtccgcataggcttattaGGCTAAAAACAAGTTtagctgttatggaatttttcattaaaatgaaatatcTTCCAAATAAAAATCAAGtcaagtatcgtccctgattggcctgtgcggactgcaaaggttaatctggaataacaattttcgtacatgcattaagccccatttttgcaTATCGAGGCTCTATTAAATGCATCTGTTCTTATCGATGAAAATTATATCacattaacttaaaactgtttcgTATGTAAGAAATGCACGTCGTTATGTCATGGAATGTAGACTTAACTGTATACCTGGGCTTAGTATAACGAGCAAATTTAAGTCAACAACTTAACTGTTCCTAAACATTTTAGATGAGTATGACCATCATGCTTACTTTGGTGTGCATAAGAGCTTTTATGAATTTTGAATGCGACTCAGACTTGAGTTTGAAGTGGAatatgtgaatattatattcGCAGAATTTTGAGATTGTTCGTGAGCTGACCGATATTCGCAGACCTCAGCTGAGTTGAACTCGATTGTCTTCTTCTGAGTCGAGCAGCAAAATTAAGAAGACACTGAGCCCAGGTACCAGATACAgctgttaagttttttttacacttaTTTTTTCGAATCATTTTTACTGATTtgaattatttttcatattttggttCTAAGATAACATTTACACGGAATCCTTCAAAGTTTTAGCTCAGTAAAGTACTCGTATGTGTGGAGCGAGGCTATAAAACTATATACCATCAGCTTTGGGCAAATGCAGTCTTTAtatgattaatgtaaacataaacaGAAATAAGAAATATGAGTAAAGATAAAACTTTTAATCTATCGCAGAGGTCAACTTTAAACTAGACACATCGCTGCTGTATTGAATAAAATTCCCGTATTTGTTAAAGTACACGCAAAGCATACATTAAATGGGGCAATGGGTATGCTTTATATGTCATTGACGCCATAGATATCGAATATACCGCAAACCGACATTAAAGAAACATTTATGGTAATACATCAAATCGGTGAAATCACTACCAATGTTCGATATTGTGTAAACAGATGCAACTTTAGTTACGCACTTCAGTTTGCACCCAACTTCGGTACGCAAAATCCCAATAGCCAACACAATGCGttgaataagtattttttataCAGGGAAACGAAACGCCCTTTGTACATCCTTATTTTGATAGTTCTATCATCATTAGCATAGTCTtcgtcattatcatcaacatCGTTTAAGGCAAAATCGAACATCATCAGCCTCAaattcattatcatcattattgtaatcattttaaaataatatcatttccTCGGTATACATTTATTGGTTCCTACGGACTATGGTTGATACGCTAATTTTAACATTGGTTTCTGCGGTGTGTTTTTATAAATGGACAACGGTCCCCAAGTTATTTTGACATCCCGGACACTGCTTCCTATGACATCATGAGCTATAAATTGAATCAATTGAGAACGTTCTAATTGTTacttgtgttttaaatataactcATAGGGTTTGTAGCGCAATTTATCGGGAAATCTTTTTCATAAATACCCGTGTTGAACATGTAAACAGTTCTCTTAAAATATAGCGATATACCGAAGAGGAGCGAGGCCGTACTCTAATAGAACATGTGTTTTAAATGTTGACACTCTGTCCCATGAATTTAAATAATAGAGGAGATACTGCTGAAAAATAGGGACGTACCTATTCCGGACATAAAAAGCGATGTGTACACATGGACTGTTAGGGACAACCGTTTTATAGttaagtttatattaagtttAATTTGAATCAGATTATAAATGCAATGGTGCTatacatattttacatgtatgtgaacgGATGAAAGAATTCCCCTTTTGTAACGGATTTGTATGCGTGTTTCAGAATATTTcaagaaatatttcaaacaaacacatgcatatcGAAACAAACTAATATGGTGTTGCACACATAAATATATTACACACAATAAGCCTGATCAAGAAGAAATTCAAAGTTAAACAATTGAATAACATTTACCTTCAAACTTATATCATTATTTGATTACGCAACCCAATAAgcgattttttaataaattaaatgtaaccaAGAcgtgtaaatgttattttactttttttcaatGAAACAGGTATACTAGTATTTGTTCTATCTCATAATAATATATACGAATATaagtataattatttgttttaaatataaagtatGTCTGAGAAAACTACATTATATAAGACGAAGACCATATGAAAGTGCACTTTTGAAAAAAGGCAAAGAAAAATGCAAACATGCGTTCATcgaaattgttttattaaaatcacattctAACCATGTGATTACTTTTCTTTATACTTTATAATTGAagtaaacattcaaataaaaccTACACCCCTCAGTCGAATTTCAAACATATACATTAAGTAACGTCTGATAAACATGCTATGTTTTACacaatgtatacattttgttATCAGAAATAGCAAATATTCACACAATACATACAATACGATTGAAGTGCTTTCCACACAACCGACAGAAGATTGATATATACGGCCCTTGTTTTGCAGTGGCTCACTAGAAGATTGATCTATACGGCCCTTGTTTTGCAGTGGCTCACTAGAAGATTGATCTATACGGCCCTTGTTTTGCAGTGGCTCACTAGAAGATTGATCTATACGGCCCTTGTTTTGCAGTGGCCCACTAGAAGATTGATCTATACGGCCCTTGTTTTGCAGTGGCTCACTAGAAGATTGATCTATACGGCCCTTGTTTTGCAGTGGCTCACTAGAAGATTGATCTATACGGCCCTTGTTTTGCAGTGGCTCACTAGAAGATTGATCTATACGGCCCTTGTTTTGCAGTGGCTCACTAGAAGATTGATCTAGACGGCCCTTGTTTTGCAGTGGCTCACTAGAAGCTTATAGTATTGCCTTTAGAGTTCCCAAAAGATTACTTTGCattttaatgttataagtcaCTTTATgaaagaaatacatatactatttATCTAAATAAGGATTATAACATAAACAATCAGACAATTTGTTAGAGTTTAGTTTGCTGGAACCATAAGACCATTATAGAATTTAACTTAAACTActtcaaaatatacaaaataatctTACAGTACttcaaatatatacaaattaacATGAACGTACttcaaacatatacaaacacAATACCAATCTACACAGCGAATGTAATACTCAATCGTTCATTTGATGTGACACTTTTGTAAAAAGCAACActaaaaataattgcaaaatatatgtGCTCATGCTCAACCAAAAATGCTTATTTAAATTCAAACACATGAATGTAATCGTCCTCGTCACAGCCCACGATCAGTCGGTCTCGCTCTGAATCCACACACACCGACAATGGCATGTTGATATCAGCTATCAGAATTCTGTTTTGCCGATAATTCATGGACGACACCTGATGAACGTTATTTGAATCTTGTCCACAAATGTAGACGTTGCCCTCTGTGTCTGTAGCTAGGCCTCGGGTGTTATGCAAATGATTCTTTCCATAAGATCTATAAAACCATTCTCGGCCGCCAATTTCCTCTTCGCGCGCGTCAATATCATaacaagaaacacggtcattctctGCTAGTAAGACAGAACCAGTCTCTAAAGTTAAGATTCTTTTAGCGTCCACTATGTGATATAGATCATCGTCTTCATCATCTGAATCATCAACGTCTATATAAAACCCGCGATCGATTCTGCTACCGTCTCTGATTTCGATAGTAACGCTTTCTGATTCGACATTATCAACACTGTCTTCCTGTGTCAAGAACAATATAATTACTTTTTGATCAAAATGCGATATGCTCACAGGCCACAGCCGAGTTGGGTATCCACCCGTCTTAAACAATTCTCCATCGACGTTAATCCCAAATCTGGAAACTTGTTTTTCGTCAGAGCAACAGACGTAGATGTCATCATCAACTAGACATACATCTAGTGGAGACCCAGAAAGCGTGTACTCGTCAATAACCTCGAAATCGCTTGACAACAACTTTATCGCTTTGTTTGATCTGTCTGCCAACAGAATTTTCCCATCAGAAAATATTTGAATAGCTGTAATGCGGGACAAATATGCATCACTGTTGTTCCCAATGTAATATGACGATTTCTCGCCAACCAACCGTTCAATAAACGGTTTTGTAATACTTGGGGTTGCTTCATCAAACATTGTACAATGCACAGCACGTAATTCATCCTTTTGTACTGTTGGTGGAGACAAAGATCCCCTGTCAACTGTCTGGACTTCCTGATTGCATTtcgaaataaaatattcacattggATTCCAATGTCTCGCACTGACTGGTTGaacaaatgttcatttatttcattacatTCAGGAAATTCTACAACTTCATCGCTCGCATTTTCTATTTCAGAGCTGCTTTTCTCCCCGATGGTCaatgaaatattgcaaatattggAAAATCTAGGTAACTGTTCAATTATGTCAATTAAATATTTCGTATCGTCATACGTTTCCAAAAGAGTAATTTTCCTCGCGATTTCCTTGGAAGTCGCATCAACATGGCATGCAGCAAGAACGCATTCCTTAGCACTCCCATACTTATGAGAGGTTTCATGTAAATCTTTTATTCTTCTTAGCTCCGTGTACATACTTTTGGCATCATTTATGTTCGATTCAGTGATATTAGTTTCTTTGTTCACCAATTGTGTGATTTCATCTTCCAACAGTTTAGTGTGTGTTTCAATCTTCTCTATCAACAATTTCGCATTTTCTTGAGCTTCTTTTATTATTCTTTCCCTGTCTTCCTGCATGCGCTTCAAATATCGTTCTCGATTAGAAGCAAATTGCTCTATTTGCGATTCTAGATTCAAAATACTTTCTTCAACTACGACATCTTGTTTAGGATTATCTCCGGTATTCGGGGCGCACAATTTGTCCAATTTACACTTATGGTGTTTATCTGTGATGCATATGGCACATACATTTGTGGAGTGTTCAGCACATATAAATTCTATGTCGTATTCAGGATGAAGTTTACATTTCACAAGGGCACGCAATCCAAGAAATGGTTCAGCATTAGCAGGCATTGTATCCCCTTGAAGTACTACATGTGAACGTGTAACCTTTATTCTCGTATGATTCACTAGGCAGCGTTTGCATAAAAAATCAGTGCAGTTAATACAAAAACCAATTGCGGGTTCTAGAAGGTTATCAAATGTGCACAAATCGCAAACTTTAGTTACTTTTTCACGTTTTGTCCCCGGTGATGATAAATGTTCCTCCTCGAGTTGGGGACATGCAGGTTTACCTGTGTCAGAGTGTATTTCTTGACCCAGTTGCTGCATACATTGCGATTTCATAATATTAACGTGTAGCTGGAATGAATCTTCCGTCTTTTCCTCCATGTTTTAGATATAAGAGTCACCaattctaaaacaaaaatttacacCAGTAACTTTCGCTTGTAACACAATACATTATAGAGCTGAACACATGATAAGGTCAGTCCAATGCAAAACATAAATTGACAGAAGACGTAatcttaaaatatgtataaattttGGATTCAACCGTAGATTAACAAATtatcataatacatgtaattatagaTAACGCACTAAAGACTATACGAAAGCAAAACATGTTATCCATCAGCGTCCGTGTGTACGCTGTTGTCCTAAATGATTTAATGAAACTATAATTGCGAGGCATTGCAGccgatttaaatgttaaaaaaagatttttttaatcaaaggtACTTCGGAGACATCTTATATTAGTCACACATTGTCTTCCATGAAAAAAGGCAGGGTTAATGGTACGTCTAGCCCctccaatatatatgtatatgatccAAAATAAACACTTCACTATGTGTATTGGTCGCCGCTATTAAATTCCGCTTATCTGTGACCAAAGCAAAGCACATGTACACAAAGATAAAATacaggaattaaaaaaaaaaatttggggggggggggggggttcagaTAAAGACTTTAAGGGGGCATCTCGGTCCTAAcacgtttttttaattaatatttttcgaACAATCCGGTGTTCGAGAATGttcgtttttagttgttcgcaagtATTATTTTATcacatgtgtttattttataaatatcccAGGACATCTTTATCaccaaaatataacaatattgttgatgataaagtatacattttgaagtacatgtaagttgtttttagcataaataatgttaatgacgatgagaaATATTTGTGAATACCAAAATGTGATCACGGGGTAAATTTCACTGCACTATGACCTATGACCTATATGGAGTTGTCCGATAAGGTAATGGGTGACTCAGTGTACCATGAAACTtgcaatacaaacattataatattatttgGTGGAAATTAAAAACCGCTAACATTTTTCAATACGCAAAACATTTGTTTGTCAATGCATAATAGTTGATTTGGTAAATTCATGTTTTGAACATGTAACCGAGACTCAGACTCCCGAAGAATCTGTTAAATGCTAATTAATTGTACTGAATAATAGATACGAAATATCGCTATTAAAATCTGTACTTTACCGATTATTCCATGTTAGTCCATTTTTGTCATTCACTTCACCAAAAAACTACTTGTTATGATTCCACAGAACGTCGTACTTAAAAAAGTTAATAAAGATAACTGTTCTAGACTGTGGATAAAAACGTTAGCACGTTAAAACTTGAAGAATTCGTAATAAGAATAACCACTACAAATAcacaataaatgtattgttgagaAACAAATATTCTTTAAGCTGTTTCTTAAATTATAATCTTACCtttgttttatgaataatatACTTAACAAAATCTCTTCACATCAATCCATAGTACATCCGCAAACGTGGCATGAACGTTATGCAACCCGTGTAAATCTATACCGATATGGATCATGCACATAATGAATCAACAGTATGGTGAGGCGTTCGGTAAGAAAATTCAAAACAAATCGTTAACAATATCGTTTGACGAAGAAAGCTAGCTCTTGTGACTTTTACcatatttaaattcttttttttttcatttagagTAAAACATAAACGTAATTTtgttatgaatttattttttaagtgattaataaaactaaatatcattacatatgaAGGAGTGTTATAGCACTTATTACATCAAAAACAAACACCAGCCCTTGACAGAGGACATACATATATGTCGTCTTGTTGTATAAGACTTGTCTTGGAGAAGTGTAAGAAAGATTCGGCCTGAATCTCTTTCCTCACATTCGTTTAAGTGTTTGATGTATTTACCCttataagtataataataataataataatcataataataaaagctttatttacagaaggttacacataaagatAATGACACATTATaaatattatgcagatgaatcaatacttttttacaatgtggccttctaaAATCACATACAGGtctataacaaataaaacattcaaacaatattttcttacatccatacataacacacattttgccttttagacagacacacgtgaaatatcattgattagaaaataacatgacatatcattgattagaaaataaatgtgttttatattgcCCTTTAATTTTGTTTATCCTTTTTTATCATTACACTTACCAATAATCCAAACGGAATTCGTTATGGCTCAATACAATTCTTAGTTATTCGTTACTACCATGTGACAGGGTTTGTTCAACAAACTGCAAAAAAACATAGGTTTAGTGATACTGGTGTTATCTGAAAGAATAATGTCCATTGCAGGTTTTGGTAAAAAGACGAACATTTGTCAAATGTCATTCCTAAACACTTTGCTTTATTGAAACTCGTGCAATTGTTCCAAACGTTTCATGTCAACCTATGTGCCTggaatgtatttttgtaaattgtgaaATTTACCCGACACCAAACAAAGACGAATATCACAATAACAACGCTGAAACATTTGAGCATTTCGTTATAAGCAGAGACCAGATCAACTTAAAATCTATTATTGTTTCATACTAAAgctctttagttccgatgtttacataaataaattaatagcatttaattgcaaacttaaacaagccaattcgttgaattgatatcccccacaaaataaatatatatggaatGGATGCAAATCCCTTGGTAAACGGTATACTCATAACACATAATTAAGTGTaggttaattgtttttatgcattgcaattctcctatcgatatataaatatacatctaTATGAAGTTTCGTGTTGAAATCTTGCATTGTTTCTAAGATACAGCCTTGACATTTATATCAAATTACAATCTTTTAGCGTATCTAATATATAACTTTAaacagttacatcatacaaaaataacaaagggtAGTTACTCTTAGTTAataaagtgtagggttatggttcttgtgcatggcacttcctCACATATATTTCTACACATCcattcatgttgaaatgttgtatcgtATCTTAGATATAGCCCTTACAAGtgtcatcatacaaaaacaacaaaggacattaactcttatttaagaaagtgaatgattatggttcttaagcatggcactctcccctcattaatatcaatacacccatgaagtttcatgttgaagtctaaTAGCTCTAGTGACATTAATTTAAATGGTTATTCGTCTTAAAACTTCTTCAGAAAAATTCAGCACAGAAAAGCTCGAATAAATAAAGGCGGCATTGTATTGTATATAAAAGAAGATTTAAGTAAaggtatattacaatttaaaaaaatcattatgataTTATAATATGGTTAAAACTCATATTGGCACAAGATGTCTCCAGTATATAACACATGTAATGTTGATCTTTTTGAAATGTTAGAAAACTATATCACTTATTTTTCGGAATGTGGTAAAAATTGTGTTActgcatcgtcggatacccacgttcgacccattccgttactctccatttatcgatgctggagagtaacggaataaattagtcgtgggtatccgacgatggtgTAACTGATGATCTCAATAGTAGTGTTGGAAATAAAAGTGATTATATTGTAATATTAGACCTATGCCATTCAACATGTCTacgtattgttaatggtagaTTTGGAAACGGATGTAAATATACTTTTTATTCGAATAACGGTTCGTCTGTACCTGGTTTTGTGTTAGCAAACGAATACAGCTTTTCAAGTATATCTGATTTTACGGTGCATGATTTTAACGAATTTAGCAATCACGCCCCGTTTAAAACTAAGTAAATCATCAGAAAGTgagtgtacatgtattttgaacgaatgttttctttaatgcagtgacaTTTTATCAACCCATTTGTGTGatgtgtttaacggtatttttgtatcaGGATTCTTCCCCGATACGTGGACATAATCCCTATGAATAAAAAGGTGCTATTAATGATGTATATAATGGGCCAAGGCAAATGTATGCCCTGTCTATAAGAAAGGAGACACCAGTGACCCGTTAAACCATCGTCCTATCTCTTTGACCTGTATCCTCTGTAAAACCCTAGAACATGTAGTTGCTTCTCACCTTTCAAAGCACTTCAACATCCACAAAATTTTGTATGAACTCCAGCATGGCTTTTGAGACCGACGCTCCTGTGAGACACAACTGATTGAGTTAACGGACCAGCTTGCCAACAACCTAGCCGCAGGCCGCCAAACTGATCTTATCCTTCTTGACTTCAGCAAGGCCTTTGACAAGGTGAACCATCTGAAACTCCTCTATCTCCTCCAAGAATATGGCGTTGCCTCTCAGGTTCTAGTCTGGACCCGTTCCTTCCTCTTTGGTAGAAGTCAGACAGTCGTATTGGATGGTGAGTGCTCCACAGAAGTCCCAGTAACCTCTGGTGTCCCCCAAGGCTCTGTCCTTGGACCACTTCTCTTTCAGATTTTGCATCTCTGCAACGAGACCTTAACAAGCTACAGGAATGGGAACACGAGTGGGACATGGAATTTAAACCGTCCAAATGGCATGTCCTACACATCACAATCAAACACAGCGGCATTAAACACAGTTACTTTCTCCATGGCCAGGCTCTTGAATCTGTCTCTGATGCTTAATATCTTGGACTCGATCTCTCTTCTGACATCGGCTATAAAACACACATTGACAGAATCCCCcaaaatgcaaacaaatcacaAGCCTTCATTAAAAGGAacattacaacacaaaataaaaaggtACGAGAACAGCATACAAGCCTCTGGTCCGACCACAAGTTGAGTACGCTTCCACTGTCTGGGGCCCATGGACCAAAACTGTCATCGATCAAGTGGAAAGTGTGCAGATAAAGGCTGCATGCTGGGTGCAACGAGATTACTCTCCCTTTTCCAGTGTATCGGCCATGGTACAAGATCTAGGCTGGAGATCGCTCGCAGATCGTAGAAATGACAGCAAACTCATCATGTTCTACAAAATCAATCACAACATTGTTGCCTTACCTCTCCCACAATATATACAAGCACCAATCCGCTTCACTAGACACATGCACCCACTGTATCTACAAAAGGTACAGACAGGATCACTCTACCACTATTACTCCTTTTTACCACACAGCATCTCATTATGGCACAATCTCTCAGCTGATATTGCTACCCTACCGGATCTTGCGAAGTTTAAGAGGGCAGTGGTAAAAGTGCGGTACTAGTCCTTAAATGATGTTTTTTAACCCTCACTTTTATCTGTGACTTTAACCCAACTCGTTTAACCACTTGATTTCTCTCCTTTTTCTGGAGATTTCAAGCTTTTAGTCTCATTACCCAACCATATCCGTTGTTAGGTCCCTTTAGCTTTTTTACTCTCACTAATGTTCCTGACGCGCACCTTTTCCCTGTTTATAATAcacgaaagagcggttggcagtaaacagagatagatagatggatggatggatggatggatggatggatggatggatggatggatggatggatggatggatggatggatggatggatggatggatggatggatggatggatggatggatggatggatggatggatggatggatggatggatggatggatggatggatggatggatggatggatggatggatggatggatggatggatggatggaaggacggatggaaggacggacggacggacacagacagacagacagacaggcaggcagacaggcagacaggttGGCatacaggcagacagacagacagacagacaggcatatacatataaaatgatattcatcttcttaATCAAATTCATTACAACAATAACTTTCATTTTGTGGAAAGTTATTCtgagcgtatctgccagtttggattctcaatGGGTGTGCATACACTCTTAATCGTACAAAAAAgcgcagacgtctaggaagtaagtctaaatattattaatttagaaagtttttttataaacgtTATCTAGTTGTGAGCTGTTATGCATTT carries:
- the LOC127867804 gene encoding uncharacterized protein LOC127867804 is translated as MEEKTEDSFQLHVNIMKSQCMQQLGQEIHSDTGKPACPQLEEEHLSSPGTKREKVTKVCDLCTFDNLLEPAIGFCINCTDFLCKRCLVNHTRIKVTRSHVVLQGDTMPANAEPFLGLRALVKCKLHPEYDIEFICAEHSTNVCAICITDKHHKCKLDKLCAPNTGDNPKQDVVVEESILNLESQIEQFASNRERYLKRMQEDRERIIKEAQENAKLLIEKIETHTKLLEDEITQLVNKETNITESNINDAKSMYTELRRIKDLHETSHKYGSAKECVLAACHVDATSKEIARKITLLETYDDTKYLIDIIEQLPRFSNICNISLTIGEKSSSEIENASDEVVEFPECNEINEHLFNQSVRDIGIQCEYFISKCNQEVQTVDRGSLSPPTVQKDELRAVHCTMFDEATPSITKPFIERLVGEKSSYYIGNNSDAYLSRITAIQIFSDGKILLADRSNKAIKLLSSDFEVIDEYTLSGSPLDVCLVDDDIYVCCSDEKQVSRFGINVDGELFKTGGYPTRLWPVSISHFDQKVIILFLTQEDSVDNVESESVTIEIRDGSRIDRGFYIDVDDSDDEDDDLYHIVDAKRILTLETGSVLLAENDRVSCYDIDAREEEIGGREWFYRSYGKNHLHNTRGLATDTEGNVYICGQDSNNVHQVSSMNYRQNRILIADINMPLSVCVDSERDRLIVGCDEDDYIHVFEFK